Proteins co-encoded in one Medicago truncatula cultivar Jemalong A17 chromosome 8, MtrunA17r5.0-ANR, whole genome shotgun sequence genomic window:
- the LOC120577301 gene encoding uncharacterized protein, protein MVLTIPFAEGFRFDNRRCICPNRPGVDDIPTSVMVDPAKKKLWIAFYNAFEKIWWAPDEVKALDELKVAVVASFQEAQNALDKALASEKKEELEAVTVMPTDMVPGAVERRRKKNGTRKRKREKREEVEADRAVAADTGSSDDERRGKKNEMTERKRKKLSY, encoded by the exons ATGGTCCTCACCATCCCTTTCGCAGAAGGATTCAGATTCG ATAATAGGCGTTGTATTTGTCCTAATAGGCCGGGCGTTGATGACATACCTACTTCG GTTATGGTTGACCCGGCCAAGAAAAAGTTATGGATTGCTTTCTATAATGCCTTTGAAAAGATCTGGTGGGCTCCAGACGAGGTTAAGGCTTTAGATGAGTTGAAGGTTGCTGTTGTGGCTTCCTTTCAAGAGGCTCAAAATGCTCTAGACAAGGCTTTAGCTTCAGAGAAGAAGGAAGAGTTGGAGGCTGTTACGGTTATGCCTACTGATATGGTCCCAGGAGCTGttgaaagaagaaggaaaaagaatgGGACgaggaaaagaaagagagagaagagggaagAGGTGGAGGCTGATAGGGCTGTGGCTGCTGATACCGGCTCAAGTGATGATGAAAGAAGAGGGAAAAAGAATGAGATgacagagagaaagagaaaaaagctCAGTTATTAA